Part of the Micromonospora rhizosphaerae genome is shown below.
GCCCGTGCCCCGGCCGGCCCCGGAGGAACCGGCCGATGAGCTGCTCGCTGCGGCCGTCGCCGTAGACGTCGGCGGTGTCCAGGAAGGTGACCCCGGCGTCCACGGCGGCGGCCAGGACGTCCATCGCCGCGCTCTCGGTGACCTGGCCCCAGTCGGCGCCGAGCTGCCAGGCGCCGAGTCCCACGATGCCGACGTGCCGGCCGAGCCGGTCGAAGCTGCGCTGTTCCACCCGACCGAGCCTAGTGAGCCGCTTGCCGGGCCGCACGAGGGGTCGTACGGTAAACAAGACGGACGTACGGTTTGGGAGGCTGTGATGTGGGATCCGACCACCTATCTGCGCTACGGCGACGAACGGTCCCGGCCGTTCCACGACCTGGTGGCCCGGATCCCGGCCGAGCGGCCCCGGGCCGTGATCGACCTGGGCTGCGGACCCGGCACGCTCACCGCGACCCTGGCCGAGCGCTGGCCGGAGAGCCGGGTCGTCGGCCTGGACTCCTCCCCGGAGATGATCGACCGGGCCGCCGCCCTCGCCGGAGGGGTCGACTTCGCCGTCGGTGACGTCCGCGACTGGCGTCCGGCCGCCGACGTGGACGTGGTCGTCTCCAACGCGGTGCTCCAGTGGGTGCCCGGCCACCAGGAGCTGCTCAGCCGCTGGGCCCGCCAGCTGCCGGCCGGGGCGTGGCTGGCGATGCAGGTGCCCGGCAACTTCGACGCGCCGTCGCACCGGGCGCTGCGCGAGGTCGCCGGGCGGGACCGGTGGCGCGCCGAGCTGGGCCACCTGCTGCGCGAGACGCCCGTCGGCGACCCGGTGGACTACGCGGCGCTGCTGGTCGGTGCCGGCTGCGCGGTCGACGCCTGGGAGACTACCTACGTGCATCTGCTCCCGGCCGCCGCCGACGCGGACCATCCGGTGCTGAGCTGGATGGAGGGGACGGCGTTGCGCCCGGTCCGGGCCGCGCTGGACGCCGCCGGCTGGGCCGACTTCCGCGCCGCGCTGGCCGTGCGGCTCGCCGAGGCGTACCCGGTCCGGCAGGGTCAGGTGTACTTCCCGTTCCGCCGGATCTTCGTCGTCGCCCGCACCGGCGCCCGCGCAGAGGAGAAGCCGTGACCGACCTGCCCACCTTCATCGCCGGACTGCCCAAGGTGGAGCTGCACGTGCACCACGTCGGCTCCGCCTCGCCCCGGATCGTCGCCGAGCTGGCCGCCCGGCACGAGGGGCGCAGCCCGGTCCCGGCGGATCCGGAGCTGCTCGCCGACTACTTCGCGTTCCGCGACTTCGCCCACTTCATCGAGGTCTACCTGAGCGTCGTCGACCTGATCCGCGACCCGGAGGACGTCTGGATCCTCACCCACGAGGTGGCCCGGGAGCTGGCCCGCCAGCAGGTCCGGTACGCGGAGCTGACCGTCACGCCGTACTCGCACGTGCACCGGGGCATCCCCGCGCCGGCGTTCTGCGAGGCCATCGAGGACGCCCGTAAGCGCGCCGAGGCCGACTTCGGCATCGAGCTGCGCTGGTGCTTCGACATCCCCGGCGAGGCCGGCCTGCCCGCGGCCGAGCAGACCCTGCGGATCGCGTTGGAGCAGCGGCCGGACGGGCTGATCAGCTTCGGCCTGGGCGGCCCGGAGATCGGCGTGCCGCGGCCGCAGTTCAAGCCGTACTTCGACCAGGCCCGGGCGGCCGGGCTGCGCTCGGTGCCGCACGCCGGGGAGACCACGGGCCCGGAGACCGTCTGGGACGCGTTGCGCGAGCTGGGCGCGGAGCGGATCGGCCACGGCATCTCCGCCGTGCTCGACCCGCAGCTGCTGGCCGACCTCGCCGAGCGGCAGATCGCCCTGGAGGTCTGCCCCACCTCCAACGTCCGCACCCGCGCGGTGGCGACCATCGAGGAGCACCCGCTGCCGCAGCTCGTCGAGGCCGGCCTGCTGGTCACCGTCAACTCCGACGACCCGCCGATGTTCGGCACCACCCTCAACGACGAGTACGCGATGGCCGCCCGGCTGCTCGGCATCGGCCCGGAGGGGCTGGCCGGGCTGGCCCGCAACGCGGTCACCGCCTCGTTCCTGGAGCCGGGGGAGAAGTCGCGGATCAGCGCCGAGATCGACGCCCACCTGGCGGCCGAGACCCGCTGAGCCGGCGGGTCGAGCGGGGAGTGGCGCGCGGCGGGAGTGAGGTGTGGGGGGACCAACTCCCGCCACGCGCACCGCCTCCACCGACCGGATGGGTGTTACGGGGCGTTCCGGCCGACGGATTTGAACTGATGGGTTCGGCACTGATCCTGTCAGCCCAGGACGGCCGCGTCGCCGTCGTTAACCCGGATCTAAGGAAGACTTGCGCCGGCGCACAGCCGCCGGTGGGGATCGATCGCCGTCAGGAGCGCTGCCGGGGCCAGCGACGGCCGGTCTTCTGCTCCCGGGCCATCCGCCCGACCAGGCCGAACCGGCTGACCTGTCGGGGCGTCGCCTCCGGATCGGACAGCAGCATCACCACGCTGGCGCCGCCCAGCCCGGCCCGGTCGATGCTCACGGACCCGTTGGCCTGCAGCGCCACCCGCTTGGCGATGTCCAGCCCCAGCCCGGTCGAGCCCTGGTCGCTGGCGCCCCGGCGCAGCGCCCGATCCGGGTTGGCGATGCCCGGCCCGGCGTCGTCGATGCGGATCGCCACGTACCCGTCCCGCCGGCTCACCGCAACCTCGAAGGCGGTGCCCTGCGGGGTGTAGCGGAAGACGTTGCCGATCACCGCGTCGAGCGCGGCGGCCAGCTCGGCGCGGGGCACCGGCGCGGGAATCCGCAGCTGCGCCCCGATGACCCGGTGCGGGCGGTTCTGGTCGCCGGCGAGGGCGGACCAGAACACCATCCGGTCGCGGACCACCTCGCTCACGTCGCACATCGCCGGGCCGGTCTCCTGGGTGACCGCCTTGCGGGTGGTCTTGATCAGCTCGTCGACCTCGCCCTCGAGGGTGACGATGGCCTGCCGGATCCGCCGGATACCACGCCGGCGGTCCAGCTCCGCCTCGCTGAACGCGCCTACGCTGGTGTCGTCGGACTCCAGTGCCTCGGCGTCCAGCCGCAGCGCGGTCAGCGGGGTGCGCAGCCGGTGGGAGAGGTCCGCGACCAGTTCCCGCTCGTCGGCGCGCAACGCCACGAGTCGGCCCGCCATCCGGTTGACCGCGTGACCCGCCTCGGCCAGCTCCCGGGGGCCGCTCGGCTCGACGCGTACGCCGAGGTCGCCGTCGCCGATCGCCAGGGCGGCCTTGACCAGCTCGCCGGTCGCGTCCACCGTGCGGGCGGCGACCCGGTCGACCACGATGACCGCGGCGCCGACCAGGGCCACCGCCACCGCGAGCAGCAGCAGCCACCGACCGCGGGCCCCCTCCTCGAGCACGGACTCCGGGACGAAGACCTCCACCACGGCGACCTTGTCGCCGAGCACCACGGGATCCAGCCGGAGCACGCCGCCGGGCACGTCGATGACCAGCGAGCGACGCTCGGCGCCGGCGCGGGCCAGCGCCGCCGGGTCGGCCCGGCCCGCGGACTCGTCACCACCGAGCCCGTGTACGACCGGGCGGGTCGCCGGGTCGCCACCGCTGGCCGCCACGGCCCGCTGGACGACCGCCGGGTCGGTGCTGACGGCGAGGGCGCCGGTGACCAGGGCGCTGCGGCGGGCGGCGTCGGCGAGCTTCTCCGCGCGCCCCTGGTCGTGCAGGCTGATCCCGAGCGGGACGAGGAAAGCGAGCGCGACGAGGCTGCACATGCCGGCCGTGAGCCAGGCCAGCGCCGGCCTCAGTCCGGTGCCACCAGCCGGAAGCCCACCCCCCGCACGGTGCGCAGGTAGCGCGGCTTCGCCGCGGACTCGCCCATTTTGCGACGCAGCCAGTAAAGATGAACGTCGATGGTCTGGTCCTCGCCGACCGATGGCTGCCGCCATACCTCCTCCAAGAGTTCCCGCCGGGACACTACCCGGCCGGGACGTGCGGCGAGATACGCCAGCAGGTCGAATTCCTTGCGGGTCAGCGCCAGCGGCTCCCCGTCGAGCACCGCGCTGCGCTCACCCACGTCCACCCGCAGGCCACCGACGCTGTGCACGGCGGGCTGAGCCGTACGGCTGGCCCGGCCGGCCCGGCGCAGCACGCTGGTGATCCGGGCGTCCAGGTGGGCGCCGGTGAACGGCTTGACCATGTAGTCGTCGGCGCCGGCCCGCAGCAGCCGGACCACCGACTGCTCGTCGTCCCGGGCGGTGGCGATGATGATCGGCACGTCGGTGATCCCGCGCAGCATCCGCAGGGCATCCGAGCCGTCCAGGTCGGGCAGGCCGAGGTCGAGTACGACCAGATCGGGGGTCTCGGCGGCGACCCGGCGCAGCGCGTCCAACGCCGTACCGACGGCGTGCACGGCGTGCCCCCGGTCGGTGAGGGAACGGAGGATCGCGCCGCGGACGACGTGATCGTCTTCGACCAGGATGACGGTTGCCACGTCAAGACCGTACTTGGCGTGGCAAGTCGATCGCGTTGCGGCACTCCCGCGAACCGGGCAAGCTGGGACGACCATGCCGTTCACCCTCTTCCCCGACACCCGGCTGGCGCTCGCCCGGGACGCCCTGGCCGGCCTCTCCGTCGGCGACGCCCTCGGTTCGCAGTTCTTCGTGCCTGGCCGGCACCCCGCGGATCTGGCCGCCGGACGACTGCCGCGACCGCCCTGGCCATGGACCGACGACACCGAGATGGCCTGCTCGGTGGTGGCCGCGCTGGCCGGCAAGGGGGAGATCGAGCGGGACCGGCTGGCGCTGGACTTCGCCGAGCGCTGCGAGCCCTACCGCGGGTACGGGCCGGGCGCCGTGACCGTTCTGCGGCTGATCCGGACCGGGACGCCGTGGCCGGTGGCCGCCGCGTCCGCGTTCGACGGGCAGGGTTCCTGCGGCAACGGGGCGGCGATGCGGGTCGGGCCGCTGGGCGCCTGGTACGCCGACTCGACCCGCCGGGCCGCCGACCAGGCGCGGGCCTCGGCCGAGGTGACCCACGCCCACCCGGAGGGGATCGCCGGCGCGGTCGCGGTGGCGGTGGCCGCCTCGCTCGCCGCCCGGGCCCGCCTGGACGGCGACCGACCGACGCCGGCCCGGCTGCTCGCCGCGGTCGCGGCGGCGCTCGACCCGGCCGGCGAGGTGCATCGGGGCGTACGGCGGGCGGCCACGCTGCTGGGCCGGCCGGCGGCGGAGGTCGCCGACGATCTCGGCAACGGCTCCCGGGTCACCGCCCAGGACACCGTCCCGTTCACCCTCTGGGTGGCCGCCACCCACCTCGCCGACTACCCGGCGGCGATCCGGGTGTGTGTCGAGTCCGGCGGGGACGTCGACACCACCAGCGCGATCGTCGGATCGGTGGTCGCCGCGCATACCGGCGTCGGCACGCCCGGCGGCGTGCCGGACGGCTGGCTGGCCGCCCGCGAGCCACTGCCGGACTGGGTGGCCTGACCTCCGGACGGGCCCTCCGCCACGACGACCGCCCGGCTGACCAGCGGCCGCAGCGGCGGGGCGGCCTGACTCCGCCCGTCAGCCCGTCCCCTGACCAGGACCTCCTTCGCTCGCTTTGCTCTGCTGCCCCGATGGCAACACCGGGAGCGCTGCCATGTTGCGTGGGCTGCAGCAGAGCAAAGCGGGGAGACGACTCCCTGTCGGGCAGCAGCCGACGGGCCGGTCGTCATCGCCGGGGCTGGCCCGGCTCGGCCGTCGCGGCCGCGGCCGGCACCACTGCTGGCGCCCCACTGCCGCCGAGGTCCTCGTTCTCCTCGGGCGCGAAGGCCATCCCGCCCCGTCGCCACCGGCTGAGCAGCCAGCCGATCGCCGCGCCGCCGCCGAGCCCGGCGAGCAGCCCGGCGCCCAGCAGGAGGTCCGCGTTCGGGGTGTCCGGGTCGTCGGCGGCCGGGGGAGCGGCCGGGGCCTCAACGGCCGCGCCTGCCGGCGAGTCGCCGGTGCCGCCATGGCCGGTGTGCCCGGCCAGGTCGGAGCCCGGCGCCGGGGGCAGCAGGGTGAGCGCCGGGGCGGGGTGCGCGCCACCGGCCGGGTCGGCCCAGCGCACCACCGTGCCGTCCGAGTACCGCTGCACGACCCGGAAGGAGAGGCGCTCGGTCCACGGCATCGGGCCCATGGCGAGGGCGAGCCGGGCCGGGCCCGCTTGCGCGCCGGGGGCCCGGGTCCAGACGACCGCGTCGGTGACCCTGTCCACCCCGGCGGCATGCATGCCGGCCACCGGCTGGTCGAGCGTGCGGGTGGTGATCCGGGGCGCCCAGCCGGGCACCGACATGGGGTAGACCTCCCCGACCGGGGCGTCGGCGGGCAGGGTGATCTCGATCCGGTCGGTCCGGGCGCCGGGCCGCTCCTCGGGCAGCACGAAGGTCACCTCCACCGCGTCGCCCTGGTGGACCTGCCCCGGGGCGGTCGTCACCGTCACCTCGGTCGCCCGGGCGGCGGCGGGCCAGCCCAGCACACTGGCGACGACGGCGGCCAGCAGAGTCGCCGTCCGGACCCGGCCGCGACGGGTCATCGTCATGATCGTCCCCATCCGTCTCCAGGCGGCCGGCACTCGTTCCGGCCGCACCCGGTAGTTCGGCCGGGCGGGCGGAAAGGTTCAACGGTCGTCCAACTCGGGCCGGATGCCGCGAACTGGGACGCCGGCGGCGTCGCCGACGGTGCGGAAAGGGCGACCGATAGCATCGCAGGAGCCGGTACCCGGCACATTCGATCCCCATCGACGACAGGAGCCATCGTGTCCGCACCCCGTACCCCCGTCGTGGCCGACCCCGTCGTCGTCGCCGCCGGGACGACGGCGGCCGACGCGGTGGCCGCAGCCGGGCTGCCCGCCACGGGCCCGAAGGCGATCGTCGTGGTCCGCGACCCGCAGGGCGTGCTGCGCGACCTGGACTGGAAGCCGGCCGAGGAGACCACCGTCGAGCCGGTGAGCATCGACTCGCCGGACGGGCTCAACGTGCTGCGCCACTCCACCGCGCACGTGCTCGCCCAGGCGGTGCAGGACGTCTTCCCGGAGGCGAAGCTCGGCATCGGCCCGCCCATCGAGAACGGCTTCTACTACGACTTCGCCGTCGACAAGCCGTTCCAGCCGGACGACCTCGGCAAGCTTGAGAAGCGGATGCAGGAGATCGTCAAGTCCGGCCAGCGGTTCCGGCGGCGCCGCTTCAAGAACCTGGACGAGGCGCGGGGCGAACTGGCCAACGAGCCGTTCAAGCTGGAGCTGATCGAGGTCAAGGGGGAGGGGCTGGACTCCTCCGAGGTGATGGAGGTGGGCGGCGGCGAGCTGACCATCTACGACAACCTCGCCGCGAACGAGGACAAGGTCTGCTGGTCGGACCTGTGCCGTGGCCCGCACCTGCCGAACACCCGGCTGATCGGCGCGTTCAAGCTGATGCGCTCGGCCGCCGCGTACTGGCGGGGCTCGGAGAAGAACCCGCAGCTCCAGCGGGTGTACGGCACGGCCTGGCCGACCCGGGACGAGCTCAAGGCGTACCTGAAGCTGCTGGAGGAGGCCGCCCGGCGCGACCACCGCAAGCTCGGCGCGGACCTCGACCTGTTCAGCTTCCCCGACGAGATCGGCTCGGGCCTGGCGGTCTTTCACCCCAAGGGTGGGGTGCTCAAGCGGGTGATGGAGGACTACGTCCGGGTCCGCCACATCGAAGAGGGCTTCGAGTACGTTGGGACGCCGCACATCTCCAAGGAAGGGCTCTTCCACACCTCGGGGCACCTGCCCTACTACAAGGACACGATGTTCCCGCCGATGGAGATGGAGGGCAGCGACTACTACCTCAAGGCGATGAACTGCCCGATGCACAACCTGATCTACCGGTCGCGCGGGCGGTCCTACCGTGAGCTGCCGATGCGGCTGTTCGAGTTCGGTTCGGTCTACCGGTACGAGAAGTCGGGCGTCATCCACGGGCTGACCCGGGTGCGTGGCTTCACCCAGGACGACTCGCACTCCTACTGCACCCAGGAGCAGGCGCCGGCCGAGATCAAGCACCTGCTGGGCTTCGTGCTCGGCCTGCTCAAGGACTTCGGCATCGACGACTTCTACCTGGAGTTGTCGACCCGGGACGACTCCCGGCCGGACAAGTTCGTCGGCACGGACGAGGACTGGGCCACGGCGACCGCGGTGCTCGAGCAGTGCGCCCGGGAGACCGGGCTCGACCTGGTGCCCGACCCGGGCGGCGCGGCCTTCTACGGCCCGAAGATCTCCGTGCAGGCCAAGGACGCCATCGGCCGGACCTGGCAGATGTCGACCATCCAGTACGACTTCAACCAGCCGAAGGGCTTCGGGCTGGAGTACCAGGCGGCGGACGGCACCCGGCAGCAGCCGGTCATGATCCACTGCGCCAAGTTCGGGTCGATCGAGCGCTTCATCGGCGTGCTCACCGAGCACTACGCGGGCGCGTTCCCGGCCTGGCTGGCCCCGGTGCAGGTGGTTGGCATCCCGATCCGCGACGAGCACGCGGCGTACCTGGCCGAGTTCGTCGCCGCCCTGCGCGCCGAAGGTATCCGGGCCGAGGTGGACACCGGTGACGACCGGATGCAGAAGAAGATCCGGACCGCGCAGCAGCAGAAGATCCCGTTCATGGTGATCGCCGGTGACGACGACGTGGCCGCCGAGACGGTCTCGTTCCGCTACCGGGACGGCTCGCAGCGCAACGGGGTGCCGATTCCCGACGCGGTCGCCCACGTGCTGGACGTGGTGAACTCCCGCACGAACTCGGGCCCGTCCGCCGCCGACAGCTGATCGACCCGGTTCGCCGCGAATGGCGGTGTCCCTGGCCCGGGGCACCGCCATTCGCCGCAACCCACCCCGGACCATAGGATCGGCGGTGTGACTGGGGCGGCGCGGCACTCTGAGCACGGCATCGACGACGGTCTGGCGGACGGGCTGGAACGGCTCTGGACGCCACACCGGATGACGTACATCTCGGGCGAGGACCGGCCCGAGGATGGCTACGAGAGGCCGACCGGCTGCCCGTTCTGCCTGGCCCCGGGGCTGCCGCCGGACGAGAGCCTGGTCGTCGCCCGGGGCCAGCACGTCTTCGCGGTGCTCAACCTCTACCCGTACAACCCGGGGCACCTGCTGGTCTGCCCGTACCGGCACGTCGCGGACTACACTCAGCTGGACGTGCCGGAGACGGCCGAGCTGGCGTCGTTCACCCAGGACGCGATGCGGGTGGTCCGGCAGGTCTCCAACGCGCACGGCTTCAACCTCGGGATGAACCAGGGCGGCGTGGCCGGCGCCGGCATCGCCGCGCACCTGCACCAGCACGTGGTGCCGCGCTGGGGCGGGGACGCCAACTTCATGCCGGTGATCGGCCGGACGAAGGTCCTGCCGCAACTGCTCGCCGACACCCGCGACCTGCTTGCCAAGGCCTGGCCGGCCTGACCCGGCCCCCGCCGGTGGACCGCTCTACGATCTTGCGCATGGCTCTGCTGCACCGCGCGGAACTGCGCCCCTCGAAGCTCGACCTGCTCACCGCCTGGCTGCCCGGCCGCCCCTGGTTCGCCGGGACGGCGGGCGCGGACGTCACCCGGGTGGCGACGTTCCGCTTCGACGACCCGGCCGGCGAGGTCGGGATCGAGACGCTGCTCGTCCGCGCCGGCGACGGGCCGGTCCTGCAGGTGCCGCTCACCTACCGGGGTGGGCCGCTGGCCGGTGCCGACCGCTGGCTGGTCGGCACCACCGAGCACTCCGTGCTGGGCCCGCGCTGGGTGTACGACGCCTGCGCCGACCCGGTGTACACGCCCGCCCTCGCCGCCGCCGTGCTGGCCGGTGCCGGGCCGGCCGAGGAGTACTTCGAGGTGGACGGCCGGCGGGA
Proteins encoded:
- a CDS encoding HAMP domain-containing sensor histidine kinase, whose protein sequence is MCSLVALAFLVPLGISLHDQGRAEKLADAARRSALVTGALAVSTDPAVVQRAVAASGGDPATRPVVHGLGGDESAGRADPAALARAGAERRSLVIDVPGGVLRLDPVVLGDKVAVVEVFVPESVLEEGARGRWLLLLAVAVALVGAAVIVVDRVAARTVDATGELVKAALAIGDGDLGVRVEPSGPRELAEAGHAVNRMAGRLVALRADERELVADLSHRLRTPLTALRLDAEALESDDTSVGAFSEAELDRRRGIRRIRQAIVTLEGEVDELIKTTRKAVTQETGPAMCDVSEVVRDRMVFWSALAGDQNRPHRVIGAQLRIPAPVPRAELAAALDAVIGNVFRYTPQGTAFEVAVSRRDGYVAIRIDDAGPGIANPDRALRRGASDQGSTGLGLDIAKRVALQANGSVSIDRAGLGGASVVMLLSDPEATPRQVSRFGLVGRMAREQKTGRRWPRQRS
- a CDS encoding trans-aconitate 2-methyltransferase; amino-acid sequence: MWDPTTYLRYGDERSRPFHDLVARIPAERPRAVIDLGCGPGTLTATLAERWPESRVVGLDSSPEMIDRAAALAGGVDFAVGDVRDWRPAADVDVVVSNAVLQWVPGHQELLSRWARQLPAGAWLAMQVPGNFDAPSHRALREVAGRDRWRAELGHLLRETPVGDPVDYAALLVGAGCAVDAWETTYVHLLPAAADADHPVLSWMEGTALRPVRAALDAAGWADFRAALAVRLAEAYPVRQGQVYFPFRRIFVVARTGARAEEKP
- a CDS encoding HIT family protein; translation: MTGAARHSEHGIDDGLADGLERLWTPHRMTYISGEDRPEDGYERPTGCPFCLAPGLPPDESLVVARGQHVFAVLNLYPYNPGHLLVCPYRHVADYTQLDVPETAELASFTQDAMRVVRQVSNAHGFNLGMNQGGVAGAGIAAHLHQHVVPRWGGDANFMPVIGRTKVLPQLLADTRDLLAKAWPA
- a CDS encoding CG0192-related protein — protein: MALLHRAELRPSKLDLLTAWLPGRPWFAGTAGADVTRVATFRFDDPAGEVGIETLLVRAGDGPVLQVPLTYRGGPLAGADRWLVGTTEHSVLGPRWVYDACADPVYTPALAAAVLAGAGPAEEYFEVDGRRDVRPPNMTITGSHPGGEPPAVGVPGEVVDGNPTLIRTDQVELAVVRQPAGAEAPSDAWLAGAWPGQATPLLLAYAVAR
- a CDS encoding response regulator transcription factor, whose protein sequence is MATVILVEDDHVVRGAILRSLTDRGHAVHAVGTALDALRRVAAETPDLVVLDLGLPDLDGSDALRMLRGITDVPIIIATARDDEQSVVRLLRAGADDYMVKPFTGAHLDARITSVLRRAGRASRTAQPAVHSVGGLRVDVGERSAVLDGEPLALTRKEFDLLAYLAARPGRVVSRRELLEEVWRQPSVGEDQTIDVHLYWLRRKMGESAAKPRYLRTVRGVGFRLVAPD
- a CDS encoding YcnI family protein, translated to MTMTRRGRVRTATLLAAVVASVLGWPAAARATEVTVTTAPGQVHQGDAVEVTFVLPEERPGARTDRIEITLPADAPVGEVYPMSVPGWAPRITTRTLDQPVAGMHAAGVDRVTDAVVWTRAPGAQAGPARLALAMGPMPWTERLSFRVVQRYSDGTVVRWADPAGGAHPAPALTLLPPAPGSDLAGHTGHGGTGDSPAGAAVEAPAAPPAADDPDTPNADLLLGAGLLAGLGGGAAIGWLLSRWRRGGMAFAPEENEDLGGSGAPAVVPAAAATAEPGQPRR
- a CDS encoding adenosine deaminase: MTDLPTFIAGLPKVELHVHHVGSASPRIVAELAARHEGRSPVPADPELLADYFAFRDFAHFIEVYLSVVDLIRDPEDVWILTHEVARELARQQVRYAELTVTPYSHVHRGIPAPAFCEAIEDARKRAEADFGIELRWCFDIPGEAGLPAAEQTLRIALEQRPDGLISFGLGGPEIGVPRPQFKPYFDQARAAGLRSVPHAGETTGPETVWDALRELGAERIGHGISAVLDPQLLADLAERQIALEVCPTSNVRTRAVATIEEHPLPQLVEAGLLVTVNSDDPPMFGTTLNDEYAMAARLLGIGPEGLAGLARNAVTASFLEPGEKSRISAEIDAHLAAETR
- a CDS encoding ADP-ribosylglycohydrolase family protein, which translates into the protein MPFTLFPDTRLALARDALAGLSVGDALGSQFFVPGRHPADLAAGRLPRPPWPWTDDTEMACSVVAALAGKGEIERDRLALDFAERCEPYRGYGPGAVTVLRLIRTGTPWPVAAASAFDGQGSCGNGAAMRVGPLGAWYADSTRRAADQARASAEVTHAHPEGIAGAVAVAVAASLAARARLDGDRPTPARLLAAVAAALDPAGEVHRGVRRAATLLGRPAAEVADDLGNGSRVTAQDTVPFTLWVAATHLADYPAAIRVCVESGGDVDTTSAIVGSVVAAHTGVGTPGGVPDGWLAAREPLPDWVA
- the thrS gene encoding threonine--tRNA ligase, coding for MSAPRTPVVADPVVVAAGTTAADAVAAAGLPATGPKAIVVVRDPQGVLRDLDWKPAEETTVEPVSIDSPDGLNVLRHSTAHVLAQAVQDVFPEAKLGIGPPIENGFYYDFAVDKPFQPDDLGKLEKRMQEIVKSGQRFRRRRFKNLDEARGELANEPFKLELIEVKGEGLDSSEVMEVGGGELTIYDNLAANEDKVCWSDLCRGPHLPNTRLIGAFKLMRSAAAYWRGSEKNPQLQRVYGTAWPTRDELKAYLKLLEEAARRDHRKLGADLDLFSFPDEIGSGLAVFHPKGGVLKRVMEDYVRVRHIEEGFEYVGTPHISKEGLFHTSGHLPYYKDTMFPPMEMEGSDYYLKAMNCPMHNLIYRSRGRSYRELPMRLFEFGSVYRYEKSGVIHGLTRVRGFTQDDSHSYCTQEQAPAEIKHLLGFVLGLLKDFGIDDFYLELSTRDDSRPDKFVGTDEDWATATAVLEQCARETGLDLVPDPGGAAFYGPKISVQAKDAIGRTWQMSTIQYDFNQPKGFGLEYQAADGTRQQPVMIHCAKFGSIERFIGVLTEHYAGAFPAWLAPVQVVGIPIRDEHAAYLAEFVAALRAEGIRAEVDTGDDRMQKKIRTAQQQKIPFMVIAGDDDVAAETVSFRYRDGSQRNGVPIPDAVAHVLDVVNSRTNSGPSAADS